A genomic region of Gemmata massiliana contains the following coding sequences:
- a CDS encoding tyrosine-type recombinase/integrase — MGRVFQPQYWKNMPDGSRAKVKTKAWYAEWQVAGETKRKKIGPRAIANAALAKFEDSEARRRAGLPDLNAEARLLAAPLADLATEYLEVLAARDTCDEYRKTTSAQITRMLSECRWRVWTDIEPNGFVRFLGRLRDTPRVKKATGAAKGKRAPRATDKVLADGCGPATLNSYMRAAKAFARWLADRFHTTSPLRTLKPYPEAVDVRRSNRILTDDELGKLLIATGAATRKGTATVWGKDRAMLYRIAAYSGLRAGELSVLTPLHFTLDAEPPVITVQAADAKNKRTEPIPLPQHVVELLRPWLAGRGPKEKLFPGNWAQCRKQCQWLAADLKRAGVDATNDKGQPVTFHSLKRRFVVRLIQAGAKIHEVRRMARHADISTTLKHYAEDNLKELGALANRLALV; from the coding sequence ATGGGTCGCGTATTTCAGCCCCAGTATTGGAAGAACATGCCCGATGGCTCGCGCGCCAAAGTGAAAACGAAGGCGTGGTACGCTGAGTGGCAGGTCGCGGGCGAGACCAAGCGTAAGAAGATCGGCCCGCGGGCAATTGCCAATGCCGCACTCGCAAAATTCGAGGACTCGGAGGCCCGGCGGCGCGCGGGGCTCCCGGATCTCAATGCCGAAGCGCGATTGCTCGCGGCGCCTCTTGCGGATCTCGCGACGGAATACCTCGAGGTGCTCGCGGCGCGCGACACATGCGACGAGTACCGTAAGACAACTAGCGCTCAGATCACGCGCATGCTGTCCGAATGCAGGTGGCGAGTCTGGACCGATATCGAGCCGAACGGATTCGTTCGCTTTTTGGGGCGACTCCGGGACACACCGCGGGTGAAAAAAGCCACGGGCGCGGCCAAGGGGAAACGCGCCCCTCGCGCGACAGACAAGGTGCTCGCCGACGGGTGCGGTCCGGCGACTCTCAACAGTTACATGAGAGCCGCGAAGGCGTTCGCGCGGTGGCTCGCAGATCGGTTCCATACCACATCACCGCTGCGCACGTTGAAGCCGTACCCCGAGGCTGTGGACGTGAGGCGCTCGAACCGCATCCTCACCGACGACGAATTGGGCAAACTCCTCATCGCGACTGGGGCCGCAACCCGAAAAGGTACGGCCACGGTTTGGGGCAAAGATCGGGCGATGCTGTACCGCATTGCGGCGTATTCCGGGTTACGTGCCGGCGAATTATCCGTCCTCACGCCCCTCCACTTCACCCTCGATGCCGAGCCGCCCGTGATTACAGTTCAGGCCGCGGACGCGAAGAACAAGCGCACGGAACCCATTCCGCTTCCACAACATGTGGTCGAACTGCTGCGCCCGTGGCTCGCCGGGCGCGGGCCGAAAGAGAAGTTGTTTCCCGGCAATTGGGCACAGTGCCGCAAACAGTGCCAGTGGCTCGCCGCGGACCTCAAGCGCGCCGGCGTGGACGCGACCAACGACAAGGGGCAGCCCGTGACGTTCCATTCACTCAAGCGCCGGTTCGTAGTGCGGCTCATCCAAGCGGGCGCGAAGATCCATGAAGTGCGCCGAATGGCTCGTCACGCCGACATTTCCACCACGTTAAAGCACTATGCGGAAGATAATCTGAAGGAACTCGGAGCACTGGCAAACCGGCTTGCACTGGTTTAA
- a CDS encoding Eco57I restriction-modification methylase domain-containing protein, with product MIDTYDPYPLNETFGTVATTLNEPPTVPRTPKHVTRTTSRTVSTTGDLYSPLHNSGAFSGHWLENRLELEPEWRESETDVVAAFGAIEQLWERQRDLVAKYGNEQSLEHAFIQPVMAALGWKLVYQTHLQQREPDYALLLNDLHHRNAVHAGHMTDEFWRSAALVADAKRWDLSLDKKFGSGAKREYPPEQIEWYLDRSRKPFGILTNGRLWRLIPRELGSHQRRFQTYYQVDLVAILEGYAQGMKLEALDDFRRFFLLFGPVGFAEREGRKPLIQRAVEGSSEYRIGVSEGLKDRAFEALRLCIEGFLAWKGNELDRAKNARESDFEISESKLWDDVHDLFDLIDSGGPRYGVAAYNGGLFDPTVHQFLDEKKLSDWHLARVVDCLGRAVDPEHVERGVFRVDYRDLALQHLGGIYEGLLELHPAVATEKMVVCSRRNKGVLEEQCVPAGAPVPAGFTRSRTEYEPRSIYLIKDKGERRAFGSYYTPDHIVDHIVRQTIAPLCEGITEKIRREIEAEEKGAAKPEKLRTLNADFPNRALALRIVDPAMGSGHFLLSACQHLAEQIATNPFTPADPEGISGNDSLSYWKRQVVEHCIFGVDTNPLAVDLAKLALWLETVVRDRPLSFLDHHLKCGDSLLGARLHRLSALHDIEGLVAIPFESKFERKLPGLLEPLTEIRRLPSDSVKQVKRKLALLGAYRDVVEPFWDLAQLWCADASGDHVDSDHYLDVIKNLDKPSKLKGLATRDWYSRPVSFATSLNCFHWDLAFPEVFCKTSNSRSDVGFDAVIGNPPYEVLSEKESGMDTGHLKTFVENEPTYTPARRGKQNLYKLFICRSLDLLRDKGRFGFIVPMAVLGDDQAADIRRYLIQRGQFTAVDAFPQKDNPKKRVFVDAKLSTGVFSYVKVAQKVSYDMFPSRLWSANVLTEKPLGELTLSTADLLLYDPANCTIVSCAQADWDLAVRIMKSGRMTRLRELTEFFQGEVNETNERANGTLTPAGNGKLVTRGASICLYVPRLASQGEDLYLDTEKFTAGKGKETKAFHHKYRRIGWQESSPQNNFRRVIAALIPVGEFCNHKVNYCSEHTSKLPLEFVLALLNSTLSDWYFRLGSTNASVSHYQVSNLPCPIFRGESTARESEIGQQVLRHLTVGRCPHALALLSPLLETAPFSPILQDAVVVAARRIIELESKRGEISRTDRSELGSDAQHFQDFIDALLFGMAGLTAEEVVGLKDRYAELKLVK from the coding sequence ATGATCGACACTTATGATCCATATCCCCTAAACGAAACATTCGGCACGGTCGCCACGACTCTAAATGAGCCGCCCACCGTGCCACGCACACCAAAACACGTCACGCGTACTACGTCCCGGACCGTTTCAACAACAGGCGATCTGTACTCGCCTTTGCACAACAGTGGAGCGTTCTCCGGGCACTGGCTCGAGAACCGATTAGAACTGGAACCCGAGTGGCGGGAGTCCGAAACCGATGTCGTCGCCGCTTTCGGTGCGATCGAACAATTGTGGGAACGGCAGCGCGATCTCGTGGCGAAGTACGGTAACGAGCAGAGCCTCGAGCACGCGTTCATCCAACCCGTCATGGCCGCCCTGGGTTGGAAGCTCGTCTACCAGACCCACCTCCAACAGCGGGAACCGGATTACGCACTGCTTCTCAACGACCTCCATCACCGCAATGCGGTCCACGCCGGTCACATGACCGACGAGTTCTGGCGGTCGGCCGCGCTCGTTGCCGATGCCAAAAGGTGGGACCTTTCCCTGGACAAGAAGTTCGGGAGCGGGGCGAAGCGGGAATACCCGCCTGAACAAATCGAGTGGTACTTGGACCGCAGTCGGAAACCGTTTGGGATCCTCACGAACGGGCGGTTGTGGCGTCTGATCCCGCGCGAGCTCGGTTCGCACCAGCGCCGCTTCCAGACCTACTACCAAGTGGACCTCGTAGCGATTCTCGAAGGATACGCCCAAGGAATGAAACTCGAGGCGCTCGATGATTTTCGACGCTTCTTCTTGCTGTTTGGCCCGGTCGGGTTCGCGGAACGGGAGGGCCGCAAGCCATTGATCCAAAGAGCAGTCGAGGGCAGTTCCGAGTACCGGATCGGGGTCAGCGAAGGGCTAAAGGACCGGGCATTCGAGGCCCTGCGCCTCTGCATCGAAGGATTCCTCGCGTGGAAGGGTAACGAACTAGATAGAGCGAAGAACGCCCGAGAATCTGATTTCGAGATCAGCGAGTCCAAACTCTGGGATGACGTACACGACCTTTTCGACTTGATCGACTCGGGCGGCCCGCGCTATGGCGTTGCGGCTTATAACGGTGGGCTGTTTGATCCGACCGTGCATCAGTTCCTAGACGAGAAGAAGTTATCCGATTGGCACTTGGCCCGGGTCGTCGACTGTCTAGGCCGGGCAGTCGACCCGGAGCACGTCGAGCGCGGAGTGTTCCGGGTCGATTATCGCGACCTGGCCCTCCAGCACTTGGGAGGCATTTACGAAGGATTGCTTGAATTGCACCCCGCGGTCGCGACTGAGAAGATGGTCGTCTGCAGCCGGCGTAACAAGGGCGTACTCGAGGAGCAGTGCGTGCCCGCTGGAGCGCCGGTACCTGCGGGTTTTACGAGATCGAGGACCGAATACGAACCACGCTCGATTTACCTGATCAAAGACAAGGGCGAGCGTCGCGCGTTCGGGAGTTACTACACCCCGGATCACATCGTCGATCATATCGTGCGCCAGACCATCGCACCGCTTTGTGAGGGCATTACCGAGAAGATCAGGCGGGAAATCGAAGCCGAGGAGAAGGGCGCGGCCAAGCCGGAGAAATTGAGAACCCTGAACGCGGACTTCCCGAATCGGGCCCTCGCGCTACGAATCGTTGACCCCGCAATGGGCTCGGGCCACTTTTTACTTTCCGCGTGCCAACACCTCGCTGAGCAGATCGCGACCAACCCGTTTACGCCGGCCGATCCAGAAGGCATAAGTGGCAACGACTCGCTGTCGTATTGGAAGCGCCAGGTCGTAGAGCACTGTATTTTCGGTGTGGACACGAATCCGTTGGCTGTTGATTTGGCAAAATTGGCGCTTTGGCTCGAAACTGTCGTGCGCGATCGGCCGCTCAGTTTCCTGGATCACCACCTCAAATGTGGCGACAGTCTCTTGGGAGCGCGCCTGCACCGTCTGAGCGCACTGCACGATATTGAGGGGTTGGTCGCGATCCCTTTTGAGTCGAAATTTGAACGGAAACTCCCAGGCCTTCTGGAGCCACTCACCGAGATCCGTCGTTTACCTTCTGACTCAGTGAAACAGGTAAAGCGGAAACTCGCCCTCTTGGGGGCTTACCGGGATGTGGTCGAACCGTTCTGGGACTTGGCGCAACTATGGTGCGCCGACGCATCGGGCGATCATGTAGACTCGGATCATTATCTTGACGTGATTAAGAATCTGGACAAACCGTCGAAATTGAAGGGACTCGCCACACGGGACTGGTACTCGCGACCCGTAAGTTTCGCTACCTCCTTGAATTGTTTTCACTGGGATCTGGCGTTTCCCGAGGTCTTTTGCAAAACGAGTAACTCACGCTCCGACGTCGGTTTTGATGCCGTCATTGGTAACCCGCCCTATGAGGTGCTCTCGGAGAAAGAGTCCGGGATGGACACCGGACATCTCAAGACGTTTGTCGAGAATGAACCGACCTACACGCCCGCCCGCCGCGGCAAACAAAACCTCTACAAATTGTTCATCTGTCGGAGCCTCGACCTCCTACGCGATAAGGGCCGGTTCGGGTTCATAGTGCCGATGGCGGTACTCGGGGACGATCAAGCTGCGGATATACGACGCTATTTGATCCAGCGCGGGCAGTTCACGGCCGTCGATGCCTTCCCACAAAAGGACAACCCCAAGAAGCGAGTGTTTGTTGATGCCAAACTTTCGACGGGTGTGTTCAGCTATGTAAAGGTCGCTCAGAAAGTCAGCTACGACATGTTTCCGTCCCGGCTCTGGAGTGCCAACGTTCTGACGGAAAAACCTCTTGGCGAGCTGACCCTGTCTACTGCTGATTTATTGCTCTACGATCCGGCCAACTGCACGATCGTCAGCTGCGCACAAGCGGACTGGGATTTGGCCGTACGGATTATGAAATCGGGTCGAATGACTCGATTACGGGAGTTGACCGAGTTCTTTCAGGGAGAGGTGAACGAAACGAATGAGCGCGCTAACGGAACTTTAACGCCGGCGGGCAACGGTAAACTCGTCACGCGCGGCGCGAGTATTTGCCTTTATGTCCCGCGCCTCGCATCTCAAGGAGAGGATTTGTACCTCGACACGGAAAAGTTCACTGCAGGCAAAGGGAAAGAAACAAAAGCGTTTCATCACAAATACCGACGGATCGGGTGGCAAGAAAGCAGCCCTCAGAACAATTTCCGGCGCGTTATTGCTGCACTGATACCAGTCGGGGAATTCTGCAACCACAAGGTCAATTATTGCTCTGAACATACTTCAAAATTGCCGCTAGAGTTCGTGTTAGCACTACTCAACAGTACATTATCAGATTGGTATTTTCGTTTAGGCAGCACTAACGCTTCCGTCAGCCACTACCAAGTCTCCAACCTACCGTGCCCGATCTTTCGGGGCGAATCCACAGCTCGCGAGAGTGAGATCGGGCAACAGGTACTTCGCCATCTGACTGTTGGCCGATGCCCGCATGCACTGGCGCTACTCTCGCCATTACTTGAGACAGCGCCCTTCAGCCCCATACTGCAAGATGCAGTGGTAGTCGCGGCACGCAGGATAATCGAATTGGAGAGCAAACGGGGAGAGATCAGCCGGACCGATCGCTCAGAACTCGGTAGCGACGCCCAGCACTTTCAGGACTTTATCGACGCGCTGTTGTTCGGGATGGCTGGACTCACCGCGGAAGAGGTGGTTGGCCTCAAGGATCGATACGCGGAGTTGAAACTCGTGAAATGA
- a CDS encoding IS701 family transposase yields the protein MKTYTPNLDAAVLERLREYAALFAPDFPQAKPARWAGVYLHGLLTDGDRKSIEPLSHRVPLPAGLTSTDPEQALQQFVSQSPWDHEAVLRRYRAQVGATFAHPDAVFVIDDTTFPKQGRHSVGVQRQYCGALGKKANCQAAVSIHYAAPMGHYPLALRLFLPESWVADAGRLKRAGVPQEHRRERTKGQIALDLLDRVRGEGLPGRVVLADAGYGVSGDFRQALADRGLHYIVGVTDEAVVFTTPPVWDRPAGRGRVGPAGGRPQSNPQLRPDSPRPVRLRDVAARTPLRRVTWRVGTKGRMSGRFAWVRVWPGFGWKRGACAGSDPVWLLIEEQADGVKYAFSNLPTGTSRLRAVRLWKSRWHVEQGYQQMKEELGLDHFEGRSWRGFHHHAAMVMLAYGFLLLERERARVERERAADGPSPRKKGSPSRR from the coding sequence ATGAAGACATACACCCCGAACCTCGACGCGGCCGTTCTCGAGCGCCTGCGCGAGTACGCGGCCCTATTTGCCCCCGACTTTCCCCAGGCCAAGCCCGCACGGTGGGCCGGGGTATACCTGCACGGGCTGCTCACCGACGGCGATCGGAAAAGCATCGAACCCCTGTCCCACCGGGTACCGCTGCCCGCCGGGCTGACCAGCACGGACCCCGAACAGGCGCTCCAGCAGTTCGTGAGCCAGAGCCCGTGGGACCACGAGGCCGTCCTGCGCCGCTACCGCGCCCAAGTGGGCGCCACGTTCGCCCACCCCGACGCGGTGTTCGTGATCGACGACACCACGTTCCCGAAGCAAGGGCGGCACTCGGTCGGGGTGCAAAGGCAATACTGCGGGGCGCTCGGGAAGAAGGCCAATTGCCAGGCCGCGGTCTCGATCCACTACGCCGCCCCGATGGGGCACTACCCACTCGCCTTGCGGCTGTTCCTTCCCGAGTCGTGGGTGGCCGACGCCGGCCGCCTGAAGCGGGCCGGGGTGCCGCAAGAGCACCGCCGGGAGCGCACGAAGGGGCAAATCGCGCTGGACCTGTTGGACCGGGTTCGGGGCGAGGGGTTGCCGGGCCGTGTGGTCCTGGCCGACGCCGGGTACGGTGTGTCCGGGGACTTCCGTCAAGCCCTGGCCGATCGCGGGCTACACTACATCGTCGGGGTGACGGACGAGGCCGTTGTGTTCACCACCCCGCCGGTCTGGGATCGACCGGCGGGACGCGGCAGGGTCGGACCAGCCGGCGGGCGGCCGCAGTCCAACCCCCAGTTGCGGCCAGACTCGCCCCGCCCGGTCCGGTTGCGAGACGTGGCCGCCCGCACCCCGCTCCGGCGGGTGACTTGGCGCGTGGGGACGAAGGGGCGGATGTCGGGCCGGTTCGCCTGGGTGCGGGTATGGCCCGGGTTCGGGTGGAAGCGGGGTGCGTGCGCCGGTTCCGACCCGGTGTGGTTGCTAATCGAGGAGCAGGCCGACGGCGTCAAGTACGCCTTCTCGAACCTGCCGACGGGGACGAGCCGCCTGCGGGCCGTCCGCCTGTGGAAGAGCCGGTGGCATGTGGAACAGGGGTACCAGCAGATGAAGGAGGAGTTGGGTCTGGACCACTTCGAGGGGCGCTCGTGGCGCGGGTTCCACCACCACGCCGCGATGGTTATGCTGGCTTACGGGTTCCTGCTCTTGGAGCGGGAGCGTGCTCGCGTCGAACGGGAGCGGGCGGCCGACGGGCCGAGCCCGCGAAAAAAGGGGAGCCCGAGCCGCCGCTGA
- a CDS encoding bifunctional DNA primase/polymerase, whose protein sequence is MSFIVTREKRSHKADSIRSAAADLRAAGYSLCRINPNEKRPTYEEWPTRSLEPKEFGPDDLLGIICGPLSDAGRPGHALVVVDLDQPDAMNLATEFLPPTERIVGRRSKPRAHWYYLVPLTSIPEWAKSPAEQGATAAKDRTGHPGPFKKQFRHRETNVGVIDFVGTGGQVVAPHSLHPSGEIREWSDEPPGEPAVVEFPALWAAVCKLAAACGCEIPKIAHASVLPPTPRPESVEQAIAYLGNMSPAVSGSGGHGQLFAAARAVVWGFELGPEVGFDVLRTHYNPRCSPPWSDSELRHKCEEANRISFDRPRGDLNDSGEPSASNSDAGAPEVCLAIKPDGKRMHKVTVTANGVPVTVDTVNLGTATGRKRVLDAVVEKIPGANRKDLEAELVRAATGTDPGAPPRPSSTRKWT, encoded by the coding sequence ATGAGTTTCATCGTAACTCGCGAAAAAAGAAGTCACAAGGCCGACAGTATTCGATCCGCGGCCGCGGATCTGCGCGCGGCCGGCTACTCGTTGTGTCGAATCAATCCCAACGAGAAGCGACCGACCTATGAGGAGTGGCCCACTCGCTCACTCGAACCCAAGGAGTTCGGACCGGACGATCTGTTGGGCATCATCTGCGGCCCCCTCTCGGACGCCGGGCGACCGGGGCACGCGCTGGTCGTCGTCGACTTGGACCAACCGGACGCGATGAACCTTGCGACCGAATTTCTGCCCCCGACCGAGCGGATCGTCGGGCGGCGGTCCAAACCCCGGGCGCACTGGTACTACTTGGTACCGCTCACATCGATACCGGAATGGGCCAAGAGTCCCGCCGAACAGGGTGCCACGGCGGCAAAAGATCGGACCGGGCACCCGGGACCGTTCAAGAAACAGTTCCGCCACCGGGAAACGAACGTGGGCGTGATCGATTTCGTCGGCACCGGGGGGCAGGTGGTGGCCCCGCACTCACTGCACCCGTCCGGCGAGATCCGTGAATGGAGTGATGAGCCCCCGGGCGAACCGGCCGTCGTCGAGTTTCCGGCTCTCTGGGCGGCAGTGTGTAAACTGGCTGCTGCGTGCGGCTGCGAGATTCCCAAGATCGCTCACGCTTCCGTACTCCCACCAACTCCGCGCCCGGAATCTGTTGAGCAGGCGATCGCTTATTTGGGAAATATGTCCCCCGCTGTTTCTGGGAGCGGGGGGCACGGACAATTGTTCGCCGCCGCGCGGGCGGTTGTGTGGGGCTTTGAGCTGGGGCCGGAGGTCGGGTTCGATGTTCTTCGAACCCACTACAACCCACGTTGCTCACCACCCTGGTCCGATAGCGAACTGCGCCACAAGTGCGAAGAGGCCAACCGGATCTCATTCGATCGGCCGCGTGGGGACTTGAACGACTCAGGGGAACCGTCCGCATCGAACTCCGATGCCGGCGCGCCCGAGGTGTGTCTCGCGATCAAACCAGACGGCAAGCGGATGCACAAAGTGACGGTGACGGCAAACGGGGTACCCGTCACCGTGGATACGGTCAATCTCGGCACCGCGACCGGGCGCAAGCGGGTGCTGGATGCCGTGGTCGAAAAGATCCCTGGGGCCAATCGGAAGGATCTCGAGGCCGAACTGGTTCGGGCGGCGACCGGAACCGATCCCGGGGCCCCGCCGCGCCCGTCGAGCACCCGGAAGTGGACGTGA
- a CDS encoding DNA phosphorothioation-associated putative methyltransferase, giving the protein MINVIEDVEERAETTRNAWALCCTVLAVSAQVLVGGRGKESVEFGDGVLTSVGTFQRFFEQSELKAYLESVLQVEPIPAGIGTYYLFMDETRRQQLLANRFRRREIVPRRRITELRLEEMRLALEPVTEVIAALGRIPDPSEFPDAAATIEKFGSLKRAYKATLRITGEEGWEAIAQRRREDVLVYLALSRFGKRPILSQLPLSLQRDTKAFFGTYTKACAEADAILFRAGDANAIDEACKRSKIGKLLPDDLYVHWESLDHLEPVLRIYEGCGRSYLGEVEGANIIKIHRHTGKISYLIYPDFEDDPHPALYRCVKLNLRNRQSDCFDYANSANPPILHRKEPFLHAGHELREKFARRTEKEEKNGLLDDPRGIGTRDAWAKRLADRKLALKKHRLVRAEESETIPGPSCSRTTGAGTRGAVGRPEPGPCRTPSGPDEQVRDRVPDRIRVTEQRPQRDRCSCSFRDRRGKVQVPVELIPDPLEHGPGSGAGAPVHQAVRDRVDHAGGSDPVGSPGSGDTYSVAPSGRGTHSSALRCSRRPSDHRRYVRHRGIGFPPRARSTPRP; this is encoded by the coding sequence GTGATTAACGTCATTGAGGATGTCGAAGAGCGCGCGGAGACGACCAGAAACGCATGGGCGTTGTGCTGCACGGTTCTGGCGGTGTCCGCGCAGGTACTGGTCGGCGGGAGAGGCAAAGAGTCGGTTGAGTTCGGGGACGGCGTGCTCACCTCCGTGGGCACGTTCCAGCGGTTCTTCGAGCAGAGTGAACTAAAGGCCTACCTCGAAAGCGTGCTCCAAGTCGAACCCATTCCGGCAGGGATCGGCACCTATTACCTGTTTATGGACGAGACTCGTCGGCAACAGCTTCTCGCCAACCGGTTCCGTCGGCGCGAAATCGTGCCGCGGCGACGCATCACCGAGCTACGGCTGGAAGAAATGCGGCTGGCCCTCGAGCCGGTGACGGAGGTCATCGCCGCTCTCGGCCGCATTCCTGACCCGAGCGAGTTCCCCGATGCCGCAGCTACCATCGAGAAATTCGGCTCCCTGAAGCGCGCATACAAGGCGACTCTGCGGATCACCGGCGAAGAGGGATGGGAGGCGATAGCCCAGCGCCGACGCGAGGATGTGTTGGTCTACCTCGCCCTCTCACGGTTCGGCAAGCGCCCGATCCTGTCACAGCTCCCCTTATCGCTCCAGCGCGACACGAAGGCATTTTTCGGTACCTATACGAAGGCCTGCGCCGAAGCGGACGCGATCCTGTTCCGTGCCGGCGATGCGAATGCTATCGACGAGGCGTGCAAGCGTTCGAAGATCGGAAAACTGCTCCCCGATGATCTGTATGTCCACTGGGAATCGCTCGATCACCTCGAACCTGTGTTGCGGATTTACGAGGGGTGTGGCCGCTCGTATTTGGGTGAAGTCGAAGGTGCGAACATCATCAAGATCCACCGGCACACCGGCAAAATCTCGTACCTCATCTACCCCGACTTCGAAGACGACCCGCATCCAGCGCTGTACCGCTGCGTGAAGCTGAACCTGCGAAACAGGCAGAGCGACTGCTTCGACTACGCGAACAGCGCCAACCCGCCGATCCTACACCGCAAGGAACCCTTCCTGCACGCGGGACACGAACTGCGTGAGAAGTTCGCACGGCGGACGGAGAAAGAAGAAAAGAACGGGCTGCTGGACGACCCACGCGGGATTGGGACACGGGATGCGTGGGCAAAAAGGCTCGCAGACAGAAAGCTCGCCCTTAAAAAGCATCGGCTGGTGCGAGCTGAAGAGAGTGAAACGATACCGGGCCCGTCATGTTCGCGGACGACAGGGGCCGGAACACGAGGCGCTGTAGGACGTCCAGAACCCGGCCCTTGCCGGACGCCATCGGGCCCCGATGAACAAGTACGGGACCGCGTTCCAGACCGGATACGCGTAACTGAGCAGCGTCCACAACGCGACCGTTGCTCGTGCTCCTTCCGCGACCGACGGGGGAAAGTCCAGGTACCGGTCGAACTGATCCCGGACCCGCTCGAACACGGCCCGGGTTCGGGGGCCGGGGCGCCGGTGCATCAGGCCGTGCGGGACCGGGTCGACCATGCGGGCGGGTCTGATCCGGTTGGCTCTCCCGGGTCGGGGGACACGTACAGTGTCGCGCCGTCCGGAAGGGGCACGCATTCGAGCGCGTTGCGATGTTCGCGGCGCCCGTCGGACCACCGGAGGTACGTGCGCCATCGGGGGATCGGTTTCCCCCCCCGGGCGCGCTCAACACCGCGACCGTGA
- a CDS encoding adenine nucleotide alpha hydrolase family protein, which translates to MTSDVSRVGMVEQHSITEGTLDRLRAAQADIREEYLADNTDPWIIGFSGSKDRTLVTQLVFEMLLDIAPSDRKRPIHVLCNDTLVESPVLMAYVDRMLDRLQTAADNLHLPIKGREDGPRTRPDLWVTSLAGAIRHRPGCSGGVPIG; encoded by the coding sequence TTGACCTCGGACGTGAGTAGGGTCGGCATGGTTGAGCAGCATTCGATCACTGAAGGAACCCTCGACCGGCTGCGCGCCGCCCAGGCCGACATCCGTGAAGAGTATCTCGCAGACAACACAGACCCGTGGATCATCGGCTTTTCCGGCAGTAAGGACCGCACACTCGTTACCCAGCTCGTCTTCGAGATGTTGCTCGACATCGCCCCGAGCGACCGCAAGCGCCCCATTCACGTACTCTGCAACGATACGCTCGTCGAGTCTCCGGTGCTGATGGCTTACGTCGACCGCATGCTCGACCGCCTCCAAACAGCCGCCGACAACCTTCACCTGCCGATCAAGGGTCGTGAAGACGGCCCCCGAACCCGACCAGACCTTTGGGTCACCTCATTGGCCGGGGCTATCCGGCACCGACCCGGATGTTCCGGTGGTGTACCGATCGGATGA